Proteins from a single region of Alphaproteobacteria bacterium LSUCC0719:
- the nuoH gene encoding NADH-quinone oxidoreductase subunit NuoH produces MDLIMNSYIIELAWIVGKIMLVVGPLLIAVAYLTLAERRVIGFMQLRKGPNVVGPFGLFQPFADALKLMAKETILPAGANKLVFMFAPMLTFVLALVAWAVIPFGEGLVIADINVGILYLFAISSLGVYGVIMAGWASNSKYAFLGALRSAAQMVSYEVSMGLVIINVLICVGSLNLTAIVEAQRDMWFALPLLPMFFVFFISTLAETNRAPFDLPEGESELVAGYFVEYSSMSFALFFLGEYANMILMSGMTTVLFLGGWLPPFDIWPLNLVPGPLWFILKVMLLLFVFLWVRATTPRYRYDQLMRLGWKIFLPFSLIWVVLTSGFLLWTDNLPNVMAG; encoded by the coding sequence ATGGACCTGATTATGAACAGCTATATCATCGAACTGGCCTGGATTGTCGGCAAGATCATGCTTGTTGTCGGTCCACTGCTGATTGCGGTTGCCTATCTGACACTGGCCGAGCGACGGGTGATCGGGTTCATGCAGTTGCGCAAGGGCCCGAATGTCGTTGGTCCATTCGGTCTGTTCCAGCCTTTTGCCGATGCGCTGAAGCTGATGGCCAAGGAAACCATCCTGCCGGCCGGGGCCAACAAGCTTGTCTTCATGTTTGCGCCGATGCTGACCTTTGTCCTGGCGCTCGTGGCCTGGGCGGTGATCCCGTTTGGCGAAGGCCTGGTGATTGCCGACATCAATGTCGGAATTCTCTATCTTTTTGCGATTTCGTCGCTTGGTGTCTATGGCGTGATCATGGCCGGTTGGGCCAGCAACTCGAAATATGCCTTCCTTGGCGCGTTGCGGTCTGCGGCACAGATGGTGTCCTATGAAGTGTCGATGGGCCTTGTCATCATCAACGTGCTGATCTGTGTCGGTTCGCTGAACCTGACAGCCATTGTCGAGGCGCAGCGCGATATGTGGTTTGCCTTGCCGCTGTTGCCGATGTTCTTTGTCTTCTTCATCTCGACACTTGCCGAAACAAACCGGGCACCGTTCGACCTTCCGGAAGGTGAATCGGAACTTGTTGCCGGTTATTTCGTTGAATATTCATCGATGAGCTTTGCGCTGTTCTTCCTTGGTGAATACGCCAACATGATCCTGATGAGCGGCATGACGACGGTGCTGTTCCTTGGCGGCTGGCTGCCACCATTTGATATCTGGCCACTGAATCTTGTGCCCGGGCCGCTGTGGTTCATCCTCAAGGTGATGCTGCTGCTGTTTGTGTTCCTGTGGGTGCGGGCGACGACACCACGCTATCGTTACGACCAGCTGATGCGCCTTGGATGGAAGATTTTCCTTCCTTTCTCGCTGATCTGGGTCGTGCTGACGTCGGGCTTCCTGCTATGGACCGACAATCTGCCAAATGTGATGGCAGGCTAA
- the nuoG gene encoding NADH-quinone oxidoreductase subunit NuoG, which translates to MPKLTVNGIEVEVEDGATVLHACEEAGVEIPRFCYHDRLSIAGNCRMCLVDMERAPKPIASCAMPAGDGMVIRTDTDRVTKAREGVMEFLLINHPLDCPICDQGGECDLQDQAMGYGFDSSRYEENKRAVEDKHMGPLISTTMTRCIHCTRCVRFATEVAGVPELGAIGRGESMEITTYLEKTLASELSANVIDLCPVGALTSKPYAFTARPWELNKTESIDVMDAVGSNIRVDSRGAQVLRVLPRLNEDINEEWISDKTRYAIDGLRRQRLDTPYIRGRDGRLAPASWDDALTTVAAKLKKAKPEKMAAITGDQCDAEAMFALKRLFAKLGSGNIDCRQDGAAIGGARAGYLFNSTIAGIDDADALLIIGSNPRIEAAVLNARIRRNWLATRLPVGVVGPQMDLTYEAENLGDNPSVLADILSGKSKFAATLKRAKRPMIIIGMGALSRPDGAAILGKAHEIADSYGVVSGDWNGFNVLHTAAARVGALDLGLTPARGGLDVAGMYKAAEAGTLDVVWLQAADQIDAERLKKAFVIYQGHHGDAGAHVADVILPGAAYTEKDGIYVNTEGRVQYANRATFPPGEAREDWTIIRALAGRMGLNLGFDSLAELRDELFEVAPHFAVPDAVKAARWAKFGGRGKTSSAPVITALDGFYMTCAISRASETMGQCMMALQADRAQDAAE; encoded by the coding sequence ATGCCAAAGCTGACAGTCAATGGCATTGAGGTTGAGGTCGAGGATGGTGCGACCGTCCTTCACGCATGTGAGGAAGCCGGCGTAGAGATCCCACGCTTTTGCTATCATGACCGCCTGTCCATTGCCGGCAATTGCCGGATGTGCCTCGTTGATATGGAGCGTGCGCCAAAGCCAATCGCCTCCTGTGCCATGCCTGCCGGTGACGGCATGGTCATCCGCACCGATACGGATCGGGTGACGAAGGCGCGCGAGGGTGTGATGGAATTTCTGCTGATCAACCATCCTCTCGACTGTCCGATCTGCGATCAGGGCGGCGAATGCGATCTGCAGGATCAGGCGATGGGCTATGGCTTTGACTCCTCGCGCTATGAAGAGAACAAGCGGGCTGTCGAAGACAAGCATATGGGGCCATTGATCAGCACAACCATGACCCGGTGCATCCATTGCACGCGCTGTGTCCGCTTTGCCACCGAAGTGGCAGGTGTTCCCGAGCTTGGTGCGATTGGCCGTGGCGAGTCGATGGAGATCACGACCTATCTTGAAAAGACGCTTGCCTCTGAATTGTCGGCAAATGTCATCGACCTGTGTCCTGTCGGGGCTTTGACGTCAAAGCCCTATGCCTTTACCGCGCGCCCCTGGGAGCTGAACAAAACGGAATCGATCGATGTGATGGATGCCGTCGGCAGCAACATCCGGGTGGACTCGCGCGGTGCGCAGGTGCTTCGCGTGCTGCCGCGTCTGAATGAGGACATCAACGAGGAATGGATTTCCGACAAGACGCGCTATGCCATTGACGGCTTGCGTAGGCAACGTCTCGACACGCCCTATATCCGCGGTCGTGACGGCAGGCTGGCTCCGGCCAGCTGGGACGACGCGCTGACGACAGTGGCGGCAAAGCTGAAAAAGGCAAAGCCGGAAAAAATGGCGGCCATCACTGGCGATCAATGCGATGCCGAAGCCATGTTTGCGCTGAAGCGTCTGTTCGCCAAGCTGGGCAGTGGCAATATCGACTGTCGTCAGGATGGCGCGGCGATCGGCGGGGCGCGTGCCGGTTATCTGTTCAATTCGACCATCGCCGGCATTGATGATGCGGATGCGCTGCTGATCATCGGCAGCAACCCGCGGATCGAGGCTGCCGTTCTGAATGCCCGCATTCGCCGCAACTGGCTGGCGACACGGCTTCCCGTCGGTGTGGTCGGTCCGCAGATGGATCTGACATACGAGGCTGAAAACCTTGGTGATAATCCGTCGGTTCTGGCCGATATCCTGTCTGGAAAGTCAAAGTTTGCGGCCACTCTGAAACGGGCCAAAAGGCCGATGATCATCATTGGTATGGGCGCACTTTCGCGTCCTGATGGGGCGGCCATACTCGGCAAGGCGCATGAGATCGCAGACAGCTATGGTGTCGTGAGTGGTGACTGGAACGGTTTCAACGTCCTTCACACGGCAGCGGCCCGCGTCGGCGCACTTGACCTTGGTTTGACCCCGGCGCGCGGTGGACTTGATGTTGCCGGCATGTACAAGGCCGCCGAGGCTGGTACGCTTGATGTCGTCTGGCTTCAGGCTGCCGACCAGATTGATGCCGAACGGCTGAAGAAGGCCTTCGTCATTTATCAGGGACATCACGGTGATGCCGGCGCGCATGTCGCCGATGTGATCCTGCCGGGCGCGGCCTATACCGAGAAGGACGGGATCTATGTGAATACCGAGGGCCGGGTGCAATATGCCAACCGTGCGACCTTCCCGCCCGGTGAGGCGCGAGAGGACTGGACAATCATTCGCGCGCTTGCTGGCCGTATGGGACTCAATCTCGGATTTGACAGCCTTGCCGAGCTTCGTGACGAATTGTTCGAAGTGGCACCGCATTTCGCCGTTCCGGACGCCGTCAAGGCGGCACGCTGGGCAAAGTTTGGTGGTCGCGGCAAAACCAGCTCGGCGCCAGTGATAACGGCACTTGACGGATTCTACATGACCTGTGCCATTAGCCGCGCCTCGGAAACGATGGGACAGTGTATGATGGCGTTGCAGGCCGATCGAGCCCAGGACGCGGCGGAGTGA
- the nuoF gene encoding NADH-quinone oxidoreductase subunit NuoF — protein MLKDEDRIFTNLYGWMDSGLAGAKARGDWSNTAKLLQLGHDEIVERIKASGLRGRGGAGFPTGLKWSFMPKEVGARPHYLVVNADESEPGTCKDRDIIRHEPHKLLEGCVIAGFAMRAHAAYIYIRGEFVNEARRLQAAIDEAYEAGLLGDNAAKSGWKFDIYLHRGAGAYICGEETALIESLEGKKGQPRLKPPFPAGAGLYGCPTTVNNVESIAVAPTILRRGADWFAGLGKENNTGTKLFCISGHVNRPCNVEEEMGIPLRELIEKHAGGVRGGWDNLLAVIPGGSSTPLMPQSVCNTMTMDFDALREAGTGLGTAGVIVMDKSTDIVKAIARLSYFYKHESCGQCTPCREGTGWMWRMMERLVRGDAEIHEIETLEQVTRQVEGHTICALGDAAAWPIQGLIKHFRPEIERRITAHRTAVAVEAAE, from the coding sequence ATGCTGAAAGACGAAGATCGCATTTTCACCAACCTCTATGGCTGGATGGATTCCGGGCTTGCCGGTGCCAAAGCGCGCGGCGACTGGAGCAATACCGCCAAGCTGCTGCAGCTTGGTCATGACGAGATCGTCGAGCGGATCAAGGCGTCCGGTCTTCGTGGACGTGGTGGCGCTGGGTTCCCCACGGGCCTGAAATGGTCCTTCATGCCAAAAGAGGTTGGCGCCCGGCCGCATTACCTTGTCGTCAACGCCGATGAGTCGGAGCCTGGCACATGCAAGGACCGCGACATCATCCGGCACGAGCCGCACAAGCTTCTGGAAGGGTGTGTCATTGCCGGCTTCGCGATGCGGGCACATGCCGCCTATATCTATATCCGCGGCGAGTTTGTGAATGAGGCGCGTCGCCTTCAGGCCGCCATCGACGAGGCCTATGAGGCTGGTTTGCTGGGTGACAATGCCGCGAAGTCGGGATGGAAGTTCGATATCTATCTCCATCGCGGTGCCGGTGCTTATATCTGTGGCGAGGAAACCGCGCTGATTGAATCGCTTGAAGGCAAAAAGGGCCAGCCGCGACTGAAGCCACCATTTCCGGCAGGTGCCGGCCTTTATGGTTGCCCGACCACCGTCAACAACGTTGAATCCATTGCCGTGGCCCCCACTATTCTGCGGCGGGGTGCCGACTGGTTTGCCGGTCTTGGCAAGGAAAACAACACCGGCACCAAACTGTTCTGCATTTCCGGTCATGTGAACCGGCCCTGCAATGTGGAAGAGGAAATGGGGATCCCGCTTCGGGAACTGATCGAAAAGCATGCTGGTGGCGTTCGGGGTGGCTGGGACAACCTGCTTGCCGTGATTCCCGGCGGATCATCAACGCCGCTGATGCCGCAGAGTGTCTGCAACACCATGACAATGGATTTCGACGCTCTCAGGGAGGCCGGAACCGGGCTTGGCACCGCGGGCGTGATTGTCATGGATAAAAGCACCGATATCGTCAAGGCTATCGCCAGACTGTCCTATTTCTACAAGCATGAATCCTGCGGACAATGCACACCGTGCCGCGAAGGTACGGGGTGGATGTGGCGGATGATGGAACGTCTTGTCCGTGGTGATGCCGAAATCCATGAGATCGAAACACTGGAACAGGTCACCCGGCAGGTCGAGGGTCACACCATCTGCGCGCTTGGCGATGCCGCTGCGTGGCCGATTCAGGGGCTGATCAAGCATTTCCGGCCGGAAATAGAGCGTCGGATCACCGCGCACCGTACCGCCGTAGCCGTAGAAGCGGCGGAATAG
- a CDS encoding NADH-quinone oxidoreductase subunit D, translating into MAEMQIKPITMNFGPQHPAAHGVLRLVLEMDGEVIERADPHIGLLHRGTEKLIEHKTYLQALPYFDRLDYVSPMNQEHAWALAVERAVGIKVPRRAQYIRVMYCEIGRILNHLLNLTTFAIDVGAMTPLLWGFEEREELMGFYERACGARLHAAYFRPGGVHQDLPDGLLDEIADWVERFPAFIADLETLLTNNRIFKQRTVDIGVITEEAALDLGMTGPCLRGSGVAWDLRKAQPYDAYAEMDFDIPVGKTGDCYARYLVRVEEMRQSLRIIRQCIDNMPDGAVLAENNKITPPKRGEMKQSMEALIHHFKLYTEGFHVPEGDSYTAVEAPKGEFGVYLVADGSNKPYRCKIRAPGFYFMAAVDYLSRGHMLADSVAIIGSLDIVFGEIDR; encoded by the coding sequence ATGGCAGAAATGCAGATCAAACCGATTACGATGAATTTCGGGCCGCAGCACCCGGCGGCGCACGGTGTGCTTCGCCTTGTGCTGGAAATGGATGGCGAGGTAATTGAACGCGCCGACCCGCATATCGGCCTGCTTCATCGCGGTACCGAAAAGCTGATCGAACACAAGACATACCTTCAGGCACTGCCCTATTTTGACAGGCTCGACTATGTGTCGCCAATGAACCAGGAGCATGCCTGGGCGCTGGCGGTTGAGCGTGCCGTCGGCATCAAGGTGCCGCGCCGCGCGCAATATATCAGGGTGATGTATTGTGAAATCGGACGGATCCTGAACCATCTGCTGAATCTCACAACCTTTGCCATTGATGTCGGCGCGATGACCCCGCTGTTGTGGGGTTTCGAAGAGCGCGAAGAGCTGATGGGCTTTTATGAGCGTGCCTGTGGCGCGCGCCTTCATGCCGCCTACTTCCGGCCGGGCGGTGTGCATCAGGATCTTCCCGATGGACTGCTTGACGAGATTGCGGACTGGGTCGAGCGGTTCCCCGCCTTCATCGCCGATTTGGAAACGCTGCTGACCAACAACCGCATTTTCAAACAGCGGACGGTTGATATCGGTGTGATCACCGAAGAAGCGGCGCTTGATCTTGGCATGACGGGGCCATGTCTTCGCGGTAGCGGTGTTGCGTGGGATCTTCGCAAGGCGCAGCCCTATGACGCCTATGCCGAAATGGATTTCGACATACCGGTCGGCAAGACCGGTGATTGCTATGCCCGGTATCTGGTCCGGGTCGAGGAAATGCGGCAATCGCTGCGGATCATCAGGCAATGTATAGACAACATGCCCGACGGCGCGGTGCTGGCCGAGAACAACAAGATCACCCCACCCAAGCGGGGCGAGATGAAACAGTCGATGGAAGCGCTGATCCATCATTTCAAGCTTTATACCGAGGGGTTCCATGTTCCCGAAGGTGACAGCTATACCGCTGTCGAGGCACCCAAGGGCGAGTTTGGCGTCTATCTCGTCGCCGATGGATCCAACAAGCCCTATCGGTGCAAGATCCGGGCTCCGGGGTTCTATTTCATGGCGGCCGTCGATTATCTGTCGCGCGGTCACATGCTTGCCGACTCGGTGGCCATTATCGGGTCTCTGGATATTGTTTTTGGTGAGATTGACAGATGA
- the nuoI gene encoding NADH-quinone oxidoreductase subunit NuoI has product MRAMIDSLRSFLLLELGKGLFLTLKYFFKPKVTINYPYEKGSLSPRFRGEHALRRYPNGEERCIACKLCEAVCPAQAITIEAEPREDGSRRTTRYDIDMTKCIYCGFCQEACPVDAIVEGPNFEFATETREELYYDKDKLLANGDRWETEIARNLAADARWR; this is encoded by the coding sequence ATGCGTGCGATGATCGACAGTCTGCGTTCATTCCTGCTGCTGGAACTTGGCAAGGGGCTGTTCCTGACGCTGAAATATTTCTTCAAGCCGAAGGTGACCATCAACTACCCTTACGAAAAGGGCAGCCTGTCGCCGCGTTTCCGGGGGGAACACGCCCTGCGTCGCTATCCGAATGGCGAGGAGCGGTGCATTGCCTGCAAGCTGTGTGAGGCGGTATGCCCGGCACAGGCCATCACCATCGAGGCCGAACCCCGCGAGGATGGTAGCCGCCGGACAACGCGCTATGACATCGACATGACAAAATGCATCTATTGCGGTTTCTGTCAGGAAGCCTGCCCGGTGGATGCCATTGTCGAAGGACCGAATTTCGAATTCGCAACCGAAACCCGCGAAGAACTGTATTACGACAAGGACAAACTCCTTGCGAATGGTGACCGATGGGAAACCGAAATTGCCCGCAATCTCGCCGCAGACGCACGCTGGCGCTGA
- the nuoE gene encoding NADH-quinone oxidoreductase subunit NuoE: MSINARIADEQPDSFAFTRANEAEAKRIIAKYPKGRQASAVMPLLDLAQRQHDNWIPMKAIEVIAAKLDMAEIRVLEVATFYTMFNLKPVGKYFLQACTTTPCWLRGSDNMMRCIKDRYGISSGETSACGRFTLLEVECLGACVNAPILQVNDDFYEDLDYASTGALLDSLEADAPLPVGSVTGRSGSEADGGATTLNELKPAE; encoded by the coding sequence ATGAGTATCAATGCCCGCATCGCGGATGAACAGCCGGACAGCTTTGCGTTCACGCGCGCGAACGAGGCCGAGGCAAAACGCATCATCGCCAAATATCCGAAAGGTCGCCAGGCCAGTGCGGTGATGCCGCTTCTGGATCTGGCCCAGCGCCAGCATGACAACTGGATCCCCATGAAAGCCATCGAGGTGATCGCGGCGAAACTCGATATGGCCGAAATACGGGTTCTCGAGGTGGCGACCTTCTACACGATGTTCAATCTGAAGCCGGTCGGAAAATATTTCCTGCAGGCCTGCACGACGACGCCTTGCTGGCTTCGCGGATCCGACAACATGATGCGCTGCATCAAGGATCGGTATGGCATCTCATCTGGCGAAACTTCGGCATGCGGGCGTTTCACGCTGCTTGAGGTGGAATGCCTCGGTGCCTGCGTGAACGCGCCGATCCTGCAGGTCAATGACGATTTCTATGAAGATCTGGATTACGCCAGCACAGGCGCGCTTCTCGACTCGCTGGAAGCGGACGCACCGCTGCCTGTCGGGTCGGTGACCGGTCGGTCCGGGTCCGAAGCTGACGGCGGGGCGACCACCCTGAATGAACTGAAGCCGGCTGAATAG